From the Anguilla rostrata isolate EN2019 chromosome 5, ASM1855537v3, whole genome shotgun sequence genome, the window TGACCGTATCCGACTGAGCACATCAGAACAGTGCAAGAAAGGCACTGCACATGTGACACAGATCAGATTTTTTCTGAACTGTGTGAACACAAAAATCTGATCTCCTCATATCAGATTTGGGCCACTACCATATGAGGTCCTAGATCGGATACATATCCTATCTGTGGCCATGTGACAACTGCCAGATAAAAATTAAtgtggtgtttttaaatgtcacactTCACTGCGCAGGTGCAGATCACTGTCATCATCACACAAGCCATGTCCAAAACAGCTTACCAACTATTGAGTATACAGGCTGTATACAACCTGCATaaaacttgtatactcaatagtacgCAATAAGCAGTTTCGGACACGGCCTTGGTGTTGGCAGCGGCtcgcttaaaaataaaaaaggaaacaaaaaaggagGACAGCAGTACAGCGTTTTTGTTGTTAATGTGTGCATGCTGGATCGATCAGGGCAGGTTCACACTGCTCACACTTATGTCAGATATTTATCACTTACAAACATGAATGTGAGCAGTCAAtgcaaaagataaataaataaattagaattGAAGTGAAGGTGTGTGGCACCGAAATCTGCGTGGCGATTTGGTCTGATAGGTACAGGCGATATGGTAACCGGTGCCATAGTTGTACCGGGTTTCGGTACCCAATCCTCCGGGTAATGGAGGATTTAACACTGAGTTACTGGAAGGCGAGACCAATGATGTAATCTTCAAGCCAGGCCCAGAAAAGAGACTCCTTAATCTTTGATAAGCAATGCTACATTGACTGAAGTTAGGATTTGGTATGGTATTGGACAGACATTGTTGTCTGCCCTACCTTCTCTGCTTCCTGGTTGCACTTCTCCACTCGATCCTGCAgcttctgcacctcctcctgggACTTGGATGGGTCAGCCTTAGCGAGGGTCTCCCTGGTAACAGCAGTCTTTTCCTCCTTACGTGCCTGATGGTAGCTCTTCTTGGTTGATTCCACCTAGGGTGTGGAGGACAGACGATCAAGACATTGACGCAGAAGCTGCATGCTTCCGTCCACAACAGATGGAGTTCCCAATACATTTTCATCTCATGGGCCCCCAAAATgaccacctccctccccctccatggCTGAGAACCCTTATTAGAAAAGCCATTGACCTTTGGAATGTGCCAATACTTTCTACATGTTCCGCAGTAAGTGCTCACACTGTAGAATACTGGAAGCATGCCTAAATTTTGAGCTACAACATTAATGTTAAATtacaatgattaaataattaccaACACTTAGTAATGTATCAGTCTAAAGTCATAAGTCTAAAATGCGTAATTTGTGAAAtactaaaatgaaaacaaaacattaattaaaggCCAAAATATTATCTCAATTTTGATGAGGACCCCTTGGgggttaaaaacaaatattttagttAGCAGAATAAAAGTGATTATTTATCTGGTTGCccttaattgtgtgtgtgtgcgtgtaaaatatctatgtaaatttaattgtaattcatttatttaggctgtttcagaaaaaataaggtCATGCTAACGGCTATTTTTGTTTGCTCTGACCAGCTCTTTtcaatttacataaaatacGTGACATTAACCAAACAATATGCAAAGGGGGGAAACAGATAGCAAATCTTAATGCCAAGAGTTAGGTAATACAGGAAATGAGCAGGAGCAAcctcacattttttaaatgaaaagttaaCCGAAGGGCACATTtgtagtgtttttgtttttaacctttgGCTGAATTCGCTATGTTGCCATGTGTAATATGCAACTGTAGATAAGTAGATAAAGTAGAGGGCACGTTTCATGTGTTTTCGCATGTCACACATTCCAGCAGCTTgacatgcacgcatgtgcatTTGAGGCGGGACTCACATCCTTCAGCTTCCTGACCCAGGGTTTCTGCGCTTTGCGGAACCCATCCTCGGCCTCCTTGGTCTCCTTCAGCCCGCCCATCATCTGCTTGTGGAAGGCGTCCTTCTGCCAGTTCTTCACCTTCTCGCTGTCCTCCACGGCCAGGTGCTCCTTCAGCTCCAGGTGGATCTCGCTCAGCCGGTCGGCTGCATTCATGAAGGCATGCCAGGCTTTCTCCAGCGTGCCATACtgtggacctgggggggggggcactttaAACTCTCAGAGTCCACCTCTCAGACAttatacacaaaataataacaacaataataatattaaccaatttataTAGCACGTCAAAGCAGGgtttcaaagcactttacatACAAGGAGATGACCTCAGCTCATCCACCAATGTGTGCATCTTTATCTCCTCATTACGGGCATAAGCTGTTCCTTTCAAATGCCTTGTTTTCATAAATACAAGCGAAGTTCACCGAGACTCATTCAACATGctattaaatcatttaaatacacttttaaTATTTAGAAGAAAGCCAGCCCTCAAAAATGTCCAACTCTCAAAATGAATTCTATATTTTTTGATTGCCAGCCTTCTGGAAAATTCTGTATTATTGTACCTGTACCCTAGAGATTCCAGACAATTTGTTAAATAGTCAgctgaaaaatgaatgcagtagAGTAGATATTCCATACTGAGGTAACCGCAATACGACCGATCCTAACAGACAGTCTTTGTTTGCGTTACCATACTGGTAGCCTGAGAGGATAGTGACATACATACAACAAAATGTTTGGTGTGATGCCAGAGTGAGATTGACTGCtcattgtgtttgtggttgtatGCAGTCACAAGCTTATCACAAGATCTACAGTACCTCGCACGTGAAGTGTCTCTGTGGGTAGCCATTCCTCAGTATCCTACTACACTGCATGATGCAAAGGTTAAACAGGGGAAACTGTGCGTTGACATGGACGTGTCGCAGGAACCGAAAAACTATTAGCACATCCCGAAACAATTTAAATCATGCAGTCCCGCAAGAACATGCGTCCTATCTGAGAGTTATGACTCACTCAAGGCTGTGGGGATATGTGAAAGAGGAGCATGCCGTTTCTGTTATTCCTGGCGCTAATTTTAGGTGACATGATGGAGCAGGACACAACGGCCCTCTCCTGACTCACGGTCTCACCTTTCTCCACTACACCCCTCCATTTCTTAGCCCACTCGGTGAGCTGCTGAGAATAGCTCTTCTCAATCTTGGCTCGCTCCTGGAAGCAGCTGACCAGCTCGTTGCATAGCTTGTAGCCATCATCGATGCGCTTCACAGTCCTCTTGTAGTTCCCTGGCTAGGAAAAGAATACCCATGTTAATTCATttagatcagtggtaaccaacagtgttcctggagatctaccatcctgaaggttttcatttaaacctgactctactaattagcagctcaatgcagatctttagctgttgaatgaggtgtgctttgttagggttggagtgaaaacctacagaacggtagaactccaggaacatgtttggttaccactgattCATATGTTGATGAAGATGAATACACAAAGGCATTACAAAACATATTACATAATCAGGGAGGGGTAATAACACATGAATAGTAACACAATACTCACATATTTGAAAAGGGGTGTTCTAGTTTCATTGTAATTGGAGAACAAAACTAATGGAAATCCAAATGATTCATTACACAAAGTAAATTAACTGCAATTGAAATGCTTATGCTGGAATGTGGTTGTCTGGAAGTGTTGTCGTAAATCATAAGTGCCAGTGTATGATGATGCACCGGCACTTATGACGAACTGAGATTAACTGTAAAGTGATGCAGCCGGATGTGCTtgcccctttccctccctgtaTCTCTTCAGAATATTATTTTAGATTATTATTGGGGTCATTTCTAGGGCGCTACctacatatttttcattgtgtCTGTACAATGACGAAGCTGAATTGTGGAAAAGTGGAATCTTCTAAAGTaagaatttattttacttttagtagcacatttttaatcaaatgggGAAGAAACTTCAGCCAAAATGTTACTTGTTACTAGGTCTGGAAGTGGTAGTAAGAAAGATTAGGTGTATGACAGCATAAAATGAGCAGGAATCGTCATGCTGTGCCTTCAAGCCAACCACTACTTGATGGGGCAGGTAAATAGCCGAGTGGGGGTAGACATTCCAGAAAAACCGTGGAAATGTGGGATCAGCAAAAACTCATCTGGCGGGTGCCTCGGAGGCTACCTCCCATCTGCAGAGAGGTGGGCCTCTGCGAAAACCCTGGCCGGCTGCCAAAGGGGGCGTTCTGTGGTCTCAGTCCCGCACTAGGCTGCCACGCCCGGTCATGTGCCGCACGGACCCTGCGCAGAAAGAGCACTCACCTCCCAGAAACTCTCGCAGCTGCCCCCATCCCTCAGGTCCCCATTGGAAGACATGGCGGTGTTACCCTTGCAGCACGGAATGTTGGCGGTTTTCTGTCAAACTGAAAGGACCACAGGGCATGTAAAGACGGTCCGCGTGAGAGTACGGCAACAGCTTCAGAACATTTGCCCACTGTACAAGGTATCGACAACCGCTCGGCTTTGCGATCCACTTAGAATTTAACCACACTTCCAGAAGTTTTAAACAATGTCCACAACGCTCAatcattcaaaaaacaaaataaatagttcTTCCTTCCTTTGGCATACCCACAAAACGCGACATTTCTACGCAATATGGCAGCTGAATGTCACGGAAAGAAATAGCTGGCTCACATTACGCAAACACTTCAGAATGTCAGCAGTCTATGCAGTACAAGCCACTAAAGAGCAAGCAGCCAgcagtcaaaacatttaaacattatcGTGTAGAAAGCTTTTTAACCAATCATTCTCCAAGCATAAACGCCAACAGGCTTTCCTCAGTACAGCCGGGCTTCTGCCCTCCCCTGCAACAGACCAGTAATCCGGTAATCCTGTATCAGCAAGCGGGAGAGTACAGCAGGTCTCACCTCTGTGCCTGTGTTAGTCTGTGAGAGGATTCTGAACTGCGAGAGACAGTTTTAACTCTGTCATGGGTGGGGCTGCATGACTGGGGCTCTAAAGATAATGATGTTCAACCATCTAGTCCACCCACACCAGCCTCAGACGAAAACACTGTACTAATTTGCTCGTCATACACAATATTAATCAAATTCCTGTGCCTTAGTTCATATGTCACAAGCCAATGACTCGCCTTAAAAAATCCCCCTTCCCTGTATTCATACCCTCAAAATAGTACCCgtttaaaactaattttactCATACCCAAGAGGAATTGCATATCAAATTAATTCAGCAAATGCACAGCTCAGGAATTCAAACGCCAactttaatgtactgtagccaAGAAGAAACCGAATCGActcatatatatacaaatacaattaacCTTCCATATAATTGTGTGCTGAATTATATCCTCATCCAATTAACAGTTAAAGTATAATCCAAGTATTTGGATTATATAATCCAAGTGTTTGGATATAGGAATGCTTGGGAAGCCTTAAGAACCCAAATTAACTATTTTTCAACATAGCAAGTCCGTGGCCAAGAAGAAAGCCGGTGAACCTTGAACAgatttccccttcccctccgcaTTCTGTTCCGCTCCCTGCCCTCGCTCCCAATTGTACACAGAGGAGCCAAGGTCACCCTCCTTCCTCTCACCGACAACAACAGCTTGGGAAGAAAGGACAGCGTTTCGTTCATCTTCAGGGCTGCTGGACTCGACTCAAGGAGAGAGAAGTTTTTAACAATGGGGTTTGAAAACCGCCCTTTCCATGTGCCTTTTGCTTTtggacaggagaaaaaaaagaggaacctGAGGAATGGTTACGGTTAAAGACATGAAAGCCCACTTGTTCAGCCGCGCACCTCTGTCAGAGCCGGAATTAGATTTGGCTTACGATAAAATGACATAAgcagtttgtttatatttgcGCACAGCAGCTGACGACAGGCTAGAAATCCCCGCTGTGACTCCTCCCCTCCACAAAGAAATCCATTGCTATTGAATGATACCTTCGCTGTAGGTCTGCGATGGAGAGTAGGTCGAATGCCCTGCTGAAGGTTTGCCAAAGGTACAACACAAACTTTCCTCTTAAATGTCCCAACTGAATGGGGGTTTGGCTTGGGGAAGAGGCGGGGGTGTTCGGAGCAGTGGAAAGACACCAGCGAAAGAGGCATTTCCCACATCCACGCTGAAAGGGCAAAAGCCAGGACAGCCTCACTTGAACAGAGCCTGCTAATTGAAAAGTGAATACCTTTGATCCAGCCTGAAATGGAAGGTTAGGGTGAGAGAGGTGGCCCAGGCGAAGTAACATGAAGCCACCCTGCAAGTCCAGAACTGAAAACAAAGCATGTGGCAGGAGTTTGTGGCTAAATGCGTCTCCATCGGGGCTGTAAATCTTCATCCAGtgacatgcagagagagagagaaagcgaagCGGGGAGAGACTGAAAGCATGTCCATGAGCTAAAATGTCACGCTCCGATCCCAAAATTGCTTAAGCCCCTAAAAATACAGCTGGAGAGAGAACTCCAAAATGTACACGATACATGGTGGCTCCCTTTGAAGGGTAGATCCGTAAGATTTGAGCAGCTGCTGTTTTTAAACTGTACAGCAAAGCTTTTTTACAACAGTGAAAGCTTGAGCTCTTCAATagaaaattccaaaaataagCGGAAGGTAATGCTGAGCACCCAGACTTCGGCTTTCACTCCTGTCAGCTGTCAGTGTAAAATCGGACAGTGTGTGGCACTGCCAGCCATTTTATGCATCTGTTCACCAACAGCTGCATCTTGCAGCCAATCTCTCTGCAGCTTCACCATGCCAAGTCAAAGTTGGCACACTTACTTCAAGCCGCTTCCAATTTTACAAGACCGACTCCAAAAGGTACCTACTGTTCCAAATGCAACCAAAatacaacatgcaaaaaaaagataGAGAAACCTGAGTATAGCTGGCATGAAATGGGACAAATTACCACAAACCCAGAGTGCACACTGCCCATGCCAGACTAAAGGAATGCAATCAGAAATGTGTAGCAAGGAATGCATTGAAGAGTCTACTATCTAACTAGCATTTATCCATCTAAGTCTGTCGGTACAAGTGATCTCATTGAAATAGCTATTTTCCATTTGcgcaattttagattttggTGAAGACTACATGGTTCGTATAACTATTGGTAATAATCCATATCCATATATTTATCAGGCTAGCGAGCACCAAACCAACCCATATAAATGGTTAATAATGTCAAAAACCAAACATCATGAagtacaagcaaataaatgccTAGGCCAAGACAATTGTAATCACAAGCCTACTGTGTGGAATCATTTTAATTGATGCATTACAGTAATAAATGATATATTCATATGCAATGATTTGCATGACTACTTCATATTCACatcaaactaaataaattgatcagtacccatggcaacaaaaaacaatacacatgcacatccaaATAAATAAGGTACAAATAAATATAGGTGCCGGACAGAGGTcacaagttaaaaataattatccAGTATTCAGCCACAGGCTGTAGGTCATCCTaagaaaattatttatgaatgctaaaataaatataagctACTTGGATATATTGTGCATAGTGTCAGAGACCTGAACAGTCTAAACAGACAAATAAGCTTCACAATGGCCAGCAGGCCTCCTACCATACAGAAGTATGCAATTGAAGCGTCACACAAGAACGGTACCATGTTTCTACATCCCTTCAATCACAGCTAGCACACCAGACAGATTATGCAGAAGCCCATATTAGTTGGTTCTGAGTTTCTATGCAATTCCACAGTACGTTGATTCAAATGTCACCAGAACCATTTAAAGGTATACCGCACTTATAGAAAGGGAAAGCAGctaaagaatatatttaaaaaaacacaaataaaaagttTCAGGTATTTGGGTAATTatgcacaacaaataaaagatCTCCcttttgacagaaaaaaagatgccTAAATACCAACAGCATTGTAAAGCCAGAAGTATCCATCTTGGTGATGTACATGACACTCATCTCTACACACTGTAGATCTGCAGCAAATTCCAAAATAAATCTGGGTGGAGCCAGGACAGGTCAGTAATTAAATGGATGTTTATACgacaaaagcaaaagcaaatgaGAGCATGTGGTTTGTGAGAAATTAGAGATGCGCTGTCAGGCAAGTACAGCCTATCCTGGGTGGCAAGGCAAAGCTCCATCAAACCGACTGGAcgagtgacacacacacacccgcgctcACATCAAGCAGCTGGAGGGGTGAAAAACCGTTCAATCCTTCAAGATTAAAGATTATAGCCGGTTCTTCAATTGCTTTAGCAGGGTCATTTTTTCTTGATGGAATACTATACAAGTAGCATTTGAAACAAATTAGAATCTCCTTGACATTAAACACATAATACTTCCCAAAGCAGCTTATGTGTACAGTCACCATGTCATTAAACTGTCTGTGGGAGACGCAAATGCATATGATCATTGTAAAACCCAGAAGaaatatacaacaaaaatgTCAGTGAAATCTACTGCATGTAGGAAGAGGAATAAGCAAGTTTTAATGTTACCAAATAACAGACTTTCAAACAAGCGCAAATctgcaatagctgcgaccgcacatgcgcatgcatccatgtgtgcatgcattcatgcacacaccctcacacaaacatgtgacctcttctttggttcatgaccaacctttccacaaaatcttgtgcaaatctgtgaatccattcgggagttaggTGCCTTTATGGGATAGGCCATGCCCATCACTatgccccctcttggtcaatcggccttgaaagttactcagccctaccttcggtcatgaccaacgaccatgccaaatttcagcctcctggggcaaaaactgtggccgctacggggtgggacactttttgtttACCAACCGACctaccgacagacagagctatagagctgtgGTTACAGCTAATAAAGATTTCAAGTCAAAAGCAGGCAAGGTTatgttgcaaaaaataaaataactgttaGTTCACGGAAGTAGCCCTATTACATCCCCCAATTCTGGTTTACCCATGTCCTCTTTTGTTTCCTCTGATCCTATAAGTATAGATAATACATACATGCTGCTAGCAGGAGATAATCATcaagtaaatggactgcatttatatagcgcttttatccaaagcactttaaaattgatgcctctcatgcCTCTCAAGTAAAACATGAGATAGTGCCACTCTACATACTGTCTTCAGAAGCTGAAACAGCACAGAtccatgtttgttttgatcTTGGATTGACCCCATGGTTCTGGGATTGGGAGAATGGATCCTTGTGACATATGACTCCATTAAA encodes:
- the pacsin3 gene encoding protein kinase C and casein kinase substrate in neurons protein 3 isoform X4, which gives rise to MSSNGDLRDGGSCESFWEPGNYKRTVKRIDDGYKLCNELVSCFQERAKIEKSYSQQLTEWAKKWRGVVEKGPQYGTLEKAWHAFMNAADRLSEIHLELKEHLAVEDSEKVKNWQKDAFHKQMMGGLKETKEAEDGFRKAQKPWVRKLKDVESTKKSYHQARKEEKTAVTRETLAKADPSKSQEEVQKLQDRVEKCNQEAEKAKERYEKALEELNRCNPRYMEDMEQVFEITQEAEKKRLCFFKEVMMDLHKHLDLSSNDSFRVLFRDLNQTIAAANDTEDLRWWRNTHGPGMNMNWPQFEEWSPEANRAISRKEKNSRSDDVVTLTNIVSAGEELPQTPQETIRDGKDYSSDWSDEESPKKFIGTNGVDEDEKEKS
- the pacsin3 gene encoding protein kinase C and casein kinase substrate in neurons protein 3 isoform X3, producing MSSNGDLRDGGSCESFWEPGNYKRTVKRIDDGYKLCNELVSCFQERAKIEKSYSQQLTEWAKKWRGVVEKGPQYGTLEKAWHAFMNAADRLSEIHLELKEHLAVEDSEKVKNWQKDAFHKQMMGGLKETKEAEDGFRKAQKPWVRKLKDVESTKKSYHQARKEEKTAVTRETLAKADPSKSQEEVQKLQDRVEKCNQEAEKAKERYEKALEELNRCNPRYMEDMEQVFEITQEAEKKRLCFFKEVMMDLHKHLDLSSNDSFRVLFRDLNQTIAAANDTEDLRWWRNTHGPGMNMNWPQFEEWSPEANRAISRKEKNSRSDDVVTLTNIVSAGEELPQTPQETIRSHRDSAQYENISYLSSEKDGKDYSSDWSDEESPKKFIGTNGVDEDEKEKS